From Dendropsophus ebraccatus isolate aDenEbr1 chromosome 2, aDenEbr1.pat, whole genome shotgun sequence, a single genomic window includes:
- the SKIDA1 gene encoding SKI/DACH domain-containing protein 1 isoform X1 has protein sequence MGDLESGFEVVDGVRLGYLVIKGKQMFALSQVFTDLLKNIPRTTVHKRMDHLKVKKHHCDLEELRKLKAINSIAFHAAKCTLISREDVQALYTSCKTERVLKTKRRRISRPLSTKEPPSPDPYCSFWKENKVWLGLNEEEAKKKKKKKKPTKRKGSLAPGDPAADLPHFLSKYTGHSYSQIARSPCKTPGNYETPQIPGDCVAAFHSSLPFFRGVLCSKHPAYYYQPAIAQPKLGSSVTYRYKRKRSAANKDSSFQHSSSSSTSSSNSSSRRFFFLPKPYRSKGSPLCLERIHLVNGFCAHQHLDALQEAYSSDSESSSEANDSDFGSSLSSSSNNSVSSDEEEEEEEEEEEEEEEEGEEGSLSDSSELSSDEDSSSESDSSSVSSQVSMESIRFRRTSFSSPVHMAQANLLCQFPRSPPSTTHCEIKSESQDWSQQGFRGPGMYGGPAALGGSFPDPTSGIHLPLSAFSRSDLVSSNCVTEGGPKKNNASHPPQQRINRESKQSTLPQCVQKNTTTSPNPLHCVSAATTTTDKGDTLCKSPGAVVVDLPGNSEQGHKACTDLSFLHNVKIKIEDTSGHEEYHSQHKLNYECNVAKDELDSDRSETKTEGALVKAKQDSVCTDNKQPTTSGDTRTPSEEDPPCTLDTPNKPEDGDYKYGAKVRKNYRTLVLGKRPMLQTTTPCKPNLKSARSPRPPGKSEFYEGTLDGLTVTNRRKRLANNVASTVKRPFNFMANFPSPPSLIIGKDGDLVPAYSLNSTKDSYPPHKAHPIWKWQLGGSPVPLPPSHKFRTFQS, from the coding sequence ATGGGTGATCTGGAGTCTGGCTTTGAAGTGGTGGATGGAGTCAGGCTGGGCTACCTGGTCATCAAAGGCAAGCAGATGTTCGCCCTGTCTCAGGTCTTCACAGATCTCCTGAAGAACATCCCAAGAACCACAGTGCACAAGCGCATGGATCACTTAAAAGTGAAGAAGCACCACTGTGACTTGGAGGAGCTGAGGAAGCTCAAGGCGATCAACTCTATAGCTTTCCATGCAGCCAAATGCACTCTGATCTCCAGAGAGGACGTGCAAGCCCTGTACACCTCCTGCAAGACTGAAAGGGTCCTCAAGACAAAAAGGAGGAGGATAAGCAGGCCCCTGTCAACAAAAGAGCCCCCATCCCCCGACCCTTACTGCAGTTTCTGGAAGGAGAACAAAGTTTGGCTGGGGCTGAATGAAGAAGAagctaagaagaagaagaagaagaagaagccaaCCAAGAGGAAGGGCTCCTTGGCTCCTGGAGACCCAGCTGCTGATCTACCTCACTTTCTCAGTAAATACACTGGTCACAGCTACTCACAAATAGCAAGGTCGCCTTGCAAAACCCCTGGAAACTATGAAACTCCCCAGATCCCCGGAGACTGTGTAGCAGCTTTCCACTCCAGCCTGCCCTTCTTCAGGGGCGTGCTGTGCAGCAAGCACCCAGCCTACTACTACCAGCCAGCCATTGCCCAACCCAAGCTAGGCAGCTCAGTCACTTACAGATACAAAAGGAAAAGGTCTGCAGCAAACAAGGACTCATCCTTCCAGcacagcagcagtagcagcactagcagcagcaacagcagcagcaggaggttctTCTTCCTCCCCAAGCCCTACAGATCCAAAGGAAGCCCCTTGTGCCTGGAGAGGATCCACCTGGTCAATGGCTTCTGTGCCCACCAGCACCTGGATGCCCTGCAGGAGGCTTACAGCAGCGACTCAGAGTCCAGCTCTGAGGCCAATGACTCGGATTTTGGTTCTAGTTTGTCCAGCAGCAGCAACAACTCTGTGTCCTccgatgaagaggaggaagaagaagaggaggaagaagaagaagaagaggaggagggggaggagggaagccTGTCTGACTCCAGTGAGTTGAGCTCTGATGAGGACAGCTCCTCTGAGTCAGACAGCAGCTCTGTGTCCAGCCAGGTctcaatggaaagtatacgattcAGGAGAACTAGTTTTTCCAGCCCTGTTCACATGGCCCAGGCAAACCTCCTGTGCCagttccccaggtccccccccagcACAACTCACTGTGAGATTAAATCTGAAAGCCAGGATTGGAGTCAGCAAGGCTTCAGGGGTCCTGGGATGTATGGTGGCCCTGCTGCTTTGGGGGGCTCCTTTCCTGATCCAACCTCTGGGATCCATCTCCCACTTTCTGCTTTCTCCAGAAGTGACCTGGTGAGCAGTAACTGTGTTACAGAGGGGGGCCCAAAGAAAAACAATGCGTCCCATCCACCCCAACAAAGGATAAACAGGGAGAGCAAGCAATCcactctcccccaatgtgtgcaaAAGAATACCACCACATCCCCCAACCCTTTACATTGTGTGTCTGCAGCAACAACAACCACTGACAAGGGGGACACATTGTGTAAAAGCCCAGGAGCGGTGGTGGTGGATTTACCTGGAAACTCTGAGCAGGGCCACAAGGCATGCACTGATCTGTCCTTTCTGCACAATGTCAAAATTAAAATTGAGGACACTAGTGGTCATGAAGAATACCATAGCCAGCATAAGCTAAACTATGAGTGCAATGTTGCTAAGGATGAGCTTGATAGTGATAGGAGTGAGACGAAAACTGAGGGGGCTTTAGTGAAAGCCAAACAGGACTCTGTGTGCACTGATAACAAACAACCAACCACTTCTGGAGATACTAGGACTCCAAGTGAGGAGGACCCTCCATGCACTTTAGATACACCCAACAAGCCTGAGGATGGAGATTACAAATATGGTGCTAAGGTCAGGAAAAATTACAGGACACTGGTGCTAGGAAAAAGACCTATGTTACAGACAACTACTCCCTGCAAGCCCAATCTGAAATCTGCAAGGAGCCCAAGACCCCCAGGTAAAAGTGAATTTTATGAAGGGACACTGGATGGTTTGACAGTGACCAATAGGCGCAAAAGGTTAGCCAACAATGTAGCTTCTACC
- the SKIDA1 gene encoding SKI/DACH domain-containing protein 1 isoform X2: MGDLESGFEVVDGVRLGYLVIKGKQMFALSQVFTDLLKNIPRTTVHKRMDHLKVKKHHCDLEELRKLKAINSIAFHAAKCTLISREDVQALYTSCKTERVLKTKRRRISRPLSTKEPPSPDPYCSFWKENKVWLGLNEEEAKKKKKKKKPTKRKGSLAPGDPAADLPHFLSKYTGHSYSQIARSPCKTPGNYETPQIPGDCVAAFHSSLPFFRGVLCSKHPAYYYQPAIAQPKLGSSVTYRYKRKRSAANKDSSFQHSSSSSTSSSNSSSRRFFFLPKPYRSKGSPLCLERIHLVNGFCAHQHLDALQEAYSSDSESSSEANDSDFGSSLSSSSNNSVSSDEEEEEEEEEEEEEEEEGEEGSLSDSSELSSDEDSSSESDSSSVSSQVSMESIRFRRTSFSSPVHMAQANLLCQFPRSPPSTTHCEIKSESQDWSQQGFRGPGMYGGPAALGGSFPDPTSGIHLPLSAFSRSDLVSSNCVTEGGPKKNNASHPPQQRINRESKQSTLPQCVQKNTTTSPNPLHCVSAATTTTDKGDTLCKSPGAVVVDLPGNSEQGHKACTDLSFLHNVKIKIEDTSGHEEYHSQHKLNYECNVAKDELDSDRSETKTEGALVKAKQDSVCTDNKQPTTSGDTRTPSEEDPPCTLDTPNKPEDGDYKYGAKVRKNYRTLVLGKRPMLQTTTPCKPNLKSARSPRPPGPCC, from the coding sequence ATGGGTGATCTGGAGTCTGGCTTTGAAGTGGTGGATGGAGTCAGGCTGGGCTACCTGGTCATCAAAGGCAAGCAGATGTTCGCCCTGTCTCAGGTCTTCACAGATCTCCTGAAGAACATCCCAAGAACCACAGTGCACAAGCGCATGGATCACTTAAAAGTGAAGAAGCACCACTGTGACTTGGAGGAGCTGAGGAAGCTCAAGGCGATCAACTCTATAGCTTTCCATGCAGCCAAATGCACTCTGATCTCCAGAGAGGACGTGCAAGCCCTGTACACCTCCTGCAAGACTGAAAGGGTCCTCAAGACAAAAAGGAGGAGGATAAGCAGGCCCCTGTCAACAAAAGAGCCCCCATCCCCCGACCCTTACTGCAGTTTCTGGAAGGAGAACAAAGTTTGGCTGGGGCTGAATGAAGAAGAagctaagaagaagaagaagaagaagaagccaaCCAAGAGGAAGGGCTCCTTGGCTCCTGGAGACCCAGCTGCTGATCTACCTCACTTTCTCAGTAAATACACTGGTCACAGCTACTCACAAATAGCAAGGTCGCCTTGCAAAACCCCTGGAAACTATGAAACTCCCCAGATCCCCGGAGACTGTGTAGCAGCTTTCCACTCCAGCCTGCCCTTCTTCAGGGGCGTGCTGTGCAGCAAGCACCCAGCCTACTACTACCAGCCAGCCATTGCCCAACCCAAGCTAGGCAGCTCAGTCACTTACAGATACAAAAGGAAAAGGTCTGCAGCAAACAAGGACTCATCCTTCCAGcacagcagcagtagcagcactagcagcagcaacagcagcagcaggaggttctTCTTCCTCCCCAAGCCCTACAGATCCAAAGGAAGCCCCTTGTGCCTGGAGAGGATCCACCTGGTCAATGGCTTCTGTGCCCACCAGCACCTGGATGCCCTGCAGGAGGCTTACAGCAGCGACTCAGAGTCCAGCTCTGAGGCCAATGACTCGGATTTTGGTTCTAGTTTGTCCAGCAGCAGCAACAACTCTGTGTCCTccgatgaagaggaggaagaagaagaggaggaagaagaagaagaagaggaggagggggaggagggaagccTGTCTGACTCCAGTGAGTTGAGCTCTGATGAGGACAGCTCCTCTGAGTCAGACAGCAGCTCTGTGTCCAGCCAGGTctcaatggaaagtatacgattcAGGAGAACTAGTTTTTCCAGCCCTGTTCACATGGCCCAGGCAAACCTCCTGTGCCagttccccaggtccccccccagcACAACTCACTGTGAGATTAAATCTGAAAGCCAGGATTGGAGTCAGCAAGGCTTCAGGGGTCCTGGGATGTATGGTGGCCCTGCTGCTTTGGGGGGCTCCTTTCCTGATCCAACCTCTGGGATCCATCTCCCACTTTCTGCTTTCTCCAGAAGTGACCTGGTGAGCAGTAACTGTGTTACAGAGGGGGGCCCAAAGAAAAACAATGCGTCCCATCCACCCCAACAAAGGATAAACAGGGAGAGCAAGCAATCcactctcccccaatgtgtgcaaAAGAATACCACCACATCCCCCAACCCTTTACATTGTGTGTCTGCAGCAACAACAACCACTGACAAGGGGGACACATTGTGTAAAAGCCCAGGAGCGGTGGTGGTGGATTTACCTGGAAACTCTGAGCAGGGCCACAAGGCATGCACTGATCTGTCCTTTCTGCACAATGTCAAAATTAAAATTGAGGACACTAGTGGTCATGAAGAATACCATAGCCAGCATAAGCTAAACTATGAGTGCAATGTTGCTAAGGATGAGCTTGATAGTGATAGGAGTGAGACGAAAACTGAGGGGGCTTTAGTGAAAGCCAAACAGGACTCTGTGTGCACTGATAACAAACAACCAACCACTTCTGGAGATACTAGGACTCCAAGTGAGGAGGACCCTCCATGCACTTTAGATACACCCAACAAGCCTGAGGATGGAGATTACAAATATGGTGCTAAGGTCAGGAAAAATTACAGGACACTGGTGCTAGGAAAAAGACCTATGTTACAGACAACTACTCCCTGCAAGCCCAATCTGAAATCTGCAAGGAGCCCAAGACCCCCAG